In one Bactrocera tryoni isolate S06 chromosome 5, CSIRO_BtryS06_freeze2, whole genome shotgun sequence genomic region, the following are encoded:
- the LOC120776505 gene encoding silent chromatin protein ESC1: MAYTRRQPARNAFTVKRALVIFLCVALNGALFTQAQPHREPRLGSKCQHDMDCTDFIKGSACSATGYCECAPYYVQYNATSCLSSQLLGGDCVLNDQCTMKVANSSCLDGACRCVEGFLQFRKHTCLGPALPGSVCYSHAHCQMFDSRSHCDFLIPNLFGRCQCTSPAKLVGGFCVEGNVLVPTEAVAPVPAPTSTTTTTTTTSTTTTTAAPVTTTTAALAAEPVRYDSVEEQSTFDDIAESPANSDADMDSPTTTAQQLLTPAAADEQSHAVAADEILPQETTPVADDYPYKIDDEYDGDDVENQQQVDVNGQQQQLEGEQVEQLPVNDVHTVEEEHKEENLEQPDHVAEDHKQAVEEPVKETAQAVQQEQLDRVTESHIEADFVETEPIDEAEHIAEQELLDHVAEDHKEFEAASPVKVEQSVEEQDQLENEDHKKSNHMEIEPIKEVSTLEKDEQLNHALEDHKQSDLAEEEKSKEDSNVEQQSMPAADDANVAEEPSVAETSLDNVDIVAHPSNEHELEKELVRDEQPIKAEQIVEEQTESGAEQIVEDKIPNNEAPQLFDEYEYGAEQHTTPAQEEINSDSEQNIKKEQPSFDTIPVAQDYEMEHVTVGATQFDATEHVAEEEVVDNIPQDPQIIEAPNVAEVESLPDDGKENLRQELENNDSSNAAQAEHLVEKVPENIPQDQHNIEAANLMETEHVAEEQSQNLPEELQHNKATNDAENQYEQTANENEQNIEPNPVPQVQEESSSSAGTQPQHSEQNQYYADELSAATILPHDATDAPNSMSSEQQYVDFHPEMEMYEDVEHEEENAADIADDTMKFDYETAQDEFNSENTEASNADEAFAVTDSPNWAQESENAPVVSAMTSEFEVQPQAPSFAEHENQKEAQSEFSQQHLEENKVGEAHETESEAQLAQPQPPRADDSTSAIEAEQTENVENESFTAVNDLNASNVDFEPALTEQEHNNNAQITTNVDEPEEVSAAITERIAPEMQAENILQPEDQQAEPSNDEEIVNEPQMPALDFVVEENLDEQTNKNQEDNLPAHHEQHNEDAFGTTGAVTEEVNLVDNDGAASELVQQVAGLTHDHNDNKLTPDTVEITSAPNAAEETIVQKENEASTDNQTDKHIVEEAAIVDESLATTQSPLVQENDVEAEEHNEIIPSAEINKDNIEAESETHTVRNVLEDGNELGINKGDDMKPAEQDFKNTAAEMGPIPEAILETDNEHDHLRVVESGDVVEQTQEAEQTTSESTVTAVHENAIDDNKAVENPGKLEQIPNVEETIPLEPLSQTSFEHINPIEADNSIGSNEETANLSETSLELALNENSEKDAATLLPELDYAPVESYEMLNNAQNEHTGEMLGHIDDQTETNFIDFNDHDASLPQSLTHTDVYNESFEEHESIADILSDLMSEDVTTATPLEAVTEVEGVISQEDSHGNEKEGINAQPDETVVPASDVISADTNIVEENLAMPPQIETTETHETHGDKLTFYPDTQDLSVQASNDIEASQQSQSATHFTELNADSNTKAENLEETDHTLSPEEMPFDLTSIDDIHPQELESDSLILETTTAANAVYNVEEEASGDGAQEIPNEEATATPGDIVEITTQTMLGLASRVTLMEPAAPIVTTLKPLMTEVTPESEATPEPVKELPGTESILSVKPNTEIRKRVELGTEAVSLGLTCMNDRQCQLADPNTVCNTRGVCDCALSDTAAESQCGAQRTGCAPGTFQCRSSGVCISWFFVCDGRPDCNDDSDEECTFNARLNQTCPQEAFQCERSGRCISRAARCDGRKQCPHGEDELGCNAVKAGTCPPHTFRCKSGECLPEYEYCNAIISCRDGSDEPPHLCGSRSMPTFFLRLLNAGGLLENEDAYCPHRCSNGRCRSTAIVCSGRDGCGDGTDEQTCSVCRCPAPNSNSLPNYLARHRPMPLW; this comes from the exons CGGCTCTGCCTGGTTCCGTATGCTACAGTCATGCCCATTGTCAGATGTTTGACTCACGTTCCCATTGTGATTTCCTCATACCAAATCTTTTCGGTCGTTGCCAGTGCACTTCGCCTGCCAAACTTGTAGGTGGATTTTGTGTGGAGGGAAATGTTTTAGTGCCCACCGAAGCTGTAGCACCTGTGCCAGCACCAACTAGCACCACgactaccacaacaacaacttccACAACGACAACCACAGCTGCACCAGTAACCACAACAACGGCGGCCCTTGCGGCAGAACCAGTGCGCTATGATAGTGTTGAGGAACAATCGACTTTCGATGACATAGCCGAATCTCCAGCTAATTCTGATGCCGATATGGATTCGCCAACAACTACAGCACAACAGTTATTAACACCTGCTGCAGCTGATGAACAATCACATGCAGTAGCAGCTGATGAAATATTACCACAAGAAACTACACCAGTCGCAGATGATTATCCCTACAAGATCGATGATGAGTATGATGGGGACGATGTAGAAAATCAGCAACAAGTTGATGTCAAcggacaacagcaacaactggaGGGAGAGCAGGTGGAGCAACTACCAGTGAATGACGTGCATACAGTAGAAGAAGAACATAAGGAAGAAAACTTAGAGCAGCCAGATCACGTGGCCGAGGATCATAAGCAAGCTGTTGAAGAGCCAGTTAAGGAAACTGCGCAAGCCGTACAACAAGAGCAACTGGATCGTGTAACGGAATCGCATATAGAAGCAGATTTTGTGGAAACAGAGCCAATAGATGAAGCTGAACACATAGCGGAGCAAGAACTGCTGGATCATGTAGCAGAGGACCATAAAGAGTTTGAAGCAGCATCGCCAGTTAAAGTAGAGCAGTCTGTTGAAGAACAAGATCAGCTAGAAAATGAAGATCATAAGAAATCCAATCATATGGAAATTGAGCCAATAAAAGAAGTTTCAACCTTGGAAAAAGATGAACAGCTGAACCACGCACTAGAAGATCACAAACAATCAGATTTGGCAGAAGAAGAGAAAAGTAAAGAAGATTCAAATGTAGAACAACAATCAATGCCAGCAGCAGATGATGCTAATGTTGCTGAAGAACCATCTGTTGCCGAAACATCCCTTGACAATGTGGATATAGTTGCTCACCCTTCAAACGAACATGAATTGGAAAAGGAACTTGTGCGAGACGAGCAACCTATAAAAGCAGAGCAGATTGTTGAAGAGCAAACCGAAAGTGGAGCTGAGCAAATTGTAGAAGACAAAATACCGAATAACGAAGCACCACAATTGTTCGACGAATATGAATATGGTGCAGAGCAGCATACAACTCCAGCACAAGAAGAAATCAATAGCGATTCGGAACAGAATATAAAGAAGGAGCAACCAAGCTTCGATACAATACCTGTAGCGCAAGACTATGAAATGGAACACGTTACTGTAGGAGCAACACAATTCGATGCAACGGAACACGTTGCCGAAGAGGAAGTGGTTGACAATATTCCACAGGACCCTCAAATCATTGAAGCACCTAATGTTGCTGAAGTGGAATCTTTACCAGACGATGGAAAAGAAAATCTTCGTCAGGAACTTGAAAATAATGACTCATCTAATGCTGCTCAAGCGGAACACCTTGTTGAGAAAGTGCCAGAAAACATACCACAAGATCAACACAATATTGAAGCGGCTAATTTAATGGAAACGGAACATGTTGCTGAGGAACAATCGCAAAACCTTCCAGAAGAACTTCAACATAATAAAGCAACTAATGACGCAGAAAATCAATATGAACAAACCGCTAACgaaaatgaacaaaatatcGAACCAAACCCAGTACCACAAGTCCAAGAGGAAAGTTCATCTTCCGCTGGAACACAACCACAGCACAGTGAGCAAAATCAATATTATGCTGATGAGTTGTCAGCGGCCACAATTTTGCCTCATGACGCCACCGATGCGCCAAATTCAATGTCATCGGAACAACAATATGTTGACTTTCACCCCGAAATGGAGATGTACGAAGATGTGGAGCACGAAGAAGAGAATGCAGCAGACATTGCCGATGATACGATGAAATTTGATTATGAAACAGCACAAGATGAATTCAATAGCGAAAATACTGAAGCAAGCAATGCAGATGAAGCATTCGCCGTAACTGATTCTCCTAATTGGGCTCAAGAATCCGAGAATGCGCCAGTTGTTTCTGCCATGACATCGGAATTCGAAGTGCAGCCTCAAGCACCATCGTTTGCTGAGCATGAAAACCAGAAAGAAGCGCAGTCGGAATTCAGCCAAcagcatttggaagaaaacaAAGTTGGCGAAGCACATGAAACTGAAAGTGAAGCGCAACTTGCACAGCCACAGCCGCCACGGGCAGATGACAGTACTTCAGCGATAGAAGCAGAGCAAACCGAAAATGTGGAAAATGAAAGTTTTACTgctgttaatgacttaaacgcAAGCAATGTAGACTTCGAGCCGGCACTTACAGAACAagagcacaacaacaatgcgcagATTACCACCAATGTTGATGAGCCGGAGGAGGTATCAGCCGCAATAACGGAGCGAATCGCACCAGAAATGCAGGCGGAGAACATTCTTCAACCTGAGGATCAACAAGCTGAACCAAGCAACGATGAGGAAATTGTAAACGAACCACAAATGCCAGCACTCGATTTTGTTGTAGAAGAAAATTTAGATGAGCAAACTAACAAGAACCAGGAAGATAATTTACCAGCACACCACGAACAGCATAATGAAGATGCTTTCGGAACAACTGGAGCTGTAACTGAGGAAGTTAATTTAGTAGACAATGATGGAGCTGCTAGTGAGTTAGTTCAACAAGTTGCGGGACTTACACATGATCATAATGATAACAAGCTTACCCCTGACACTGTAGAAATAACGAGTGCACCGAATGCCGCTGAAGAGACAATTGTACAAAAAGAAAATGAGGCTAGTACTGATAATCAAACTGATAAGCATATTGTAGAAGAAGCTGCAATTGTTGACGAATCTCTAGCAACGACCCAATCGCCGCTGGTCCAAGAAAATGACGTTGAAGCTGAAGAACATAATGAGATTATCCCGTCCGCTGAAATCAACAAAGATAACATAGAGGCTGAAAGCGAAACTCACACGGTGAGGAACGTTTTGGAAGATGGAAATGAGTTAGGAATAAATAAGGGTGATGATATGAAGCCAGCTGAGCAGGATTTCAAGAATACAGCAGCAGAAATGGGACCGATCCCTGAGGCAATCTTAGAAACTGATAATGAACACGATCATTTAAGAGTTGTGGAAAGTGGAGACGTGGTTGAACAAACACAAGAAGCAGAACAAACCACGTCAGAGAGTAcagtaacggcagtgcatgaaAACGCCATTGACGACAACAAGGCTGTTGAAAATCCAGGCAAGCTTGAGCAAATTCCAAATGTTGAAGAAACTATTCCACTGGAACCACTCAGCCAAACTTCCTTTGAACATATCAATCCTATAGAAGCAGACAATTCTATTGGTTCGAATGAAGAAACCGCAAATCTATCAGAAACATCTTTAGAATTAGCGCTTAATGAAAATTCTGAAAAGGACGCCGCCACTTTGTTACCCGAGTTAGACTATGCGCCGGTTGAAAGCTACGAAATGCTTAATAACGCACAAAACGAGCATACCGGCGAAATGCTGGGCCATATTGATGACCAGACAGAGACGAATTTCATTGACTTTAATGATCATGACGCGTCGCTTCCACAATCGTTGACACACACCGACGTTTATAATGAATCATTTGAGGAACACGAATCGATTGCCGATATACTTAGCGATCTTATGTCTGAGGACGTAACTACAGCGACTCCATTAGAAGCCGTCACAGAGGTAGAAGGCGTCATATCACAGGAAGATTCTCACGGTAATGAAAAAGAAGGTATCAACGCACAGCCAGACGAGACTGTGGTACCTGCATCGGACGTAATTTCAGCTGACACCAATATTGTTGAAGAAAACCTAGCAATGCCACCACAGATCGAAACCACAGAGACGCATGAGACCCATGGCGACAAATTAACCTTCTACCCCGACACCCAAGACTTGAGTGTACAGGCAAGCAATGATATAGAAGCGTCACAACAATCACAATCCGCTACACATTTCACTGAGCTGAATGCTGACAGCAACACCAAAGCAGAAAATCTTGAGGAAACTGACCACACATTATCACCTGAAGAGATGCCCTTTGATTTAACATCCATTGACGATATACATCCGCAAGAATTAGAATCGGACAGTTTAATATTGGAGACTACTACTGCCGCAAATGCAGTTTACAACGTGGAAGAAGAAGCCTCAGGCGACGGCGCACAAGAAATCCCCAATGAGGAAGCGACCGCAACACCTGGTGATATCGTCGAAATTACCACACAGACTATGTTGGGCTTGGCTAGTCGTGTAACGCTAATGGAACCAGCGGCACCGATAGTTACAACACTTAAACCACTGATGACCGAAGTAACGCCAGAGAGCGAGGCAACACCCGAGCCAGTAAAAGAACTACCAGGCACAGAGAGCATCTTGAGCGTCAAACCAAATACAG AAATTCGTAAACGTGTTGAATTGGGTACGGAAGCCGTTTCACTAGGTCTGACTTGCATGAATGACAGGCAATGTCAACTGGCTGACCCTAATACAGTTTGTAACACGCGTGGCGTATGTGACTGCGCATTGTCCGACACAGCAGCGGAATCGCAATGCGGTGCTCAGCGTACAGGTTGTGCCCCTGGAACATTCCAG TGCCGTTCCAGCGGCGTGTGTATCTCCTGGTTCTTTGTGTGCGACGGCCGTCCAGACTGCAATGACGACTCGGATGAGGAGTGCACATTTAACGCGCGTTTAAATCAAACCTGTCCACAGGAGGCGTTCCAATGTGAGCGTAGTGGCCGTTGTATTTCGCGTGCCGCGAGATGCGATGGACGGAAGCAGTGCCCGCATGGTGAGGACGAGTTGGGTTGTAATGCTGTGAAAGCGGGCACATGTCCGCCACATACCTTCCGTTGCAAGAGTGGCGAATGTCTGCCTGAATATGAGTACTGTAATGCGATTATCTCCTGCCGGGATGGCAGCGATGAGCCGCCACACTTATGTGGCTCCCGTTCGATGCCGACTTTCTTCCTGCGTCTGCTGAATGCCGGTGGCCTGCTCGAGAACGAGGATGCCTATTGTCCGCATCGTTGTAGCAATGGTCGCTGTCGCTCGACGGCAATCGTTTGCTCGGGTCGTGACGGTTGTGGTGATGGCACCGATGAACAGACCTGTTCCGTTTGTA GATGTCCGGCGCCAAATAGCAACAGTTTACCTAACTATCTCGCCAGACATCGTCCAATGCCATTGTGGTAG